A window of Canis lupus familiaris isolate Mischka breed German Shepherd chromosome 12, alternate assembly UU_Cfam_GSD_1.0, whole genome shotgun sequence genomic DNA:
gcaCGCACATCCACCCAGTGCCCCCCGACGGCCACGCTGACCCGTGGCCCACTGCTCCTGCTGGTGCCCCGGGGCCCTCCCTCTGACCTCATGGGTGGTGTCCGCGGGCAGAGCTGCCGCCAGGGGACCCAGGGTGACCTCCAGGCCCGACCCCCTGACCTGGGCCTGGAGCGGGGCCGGGCCTCCttcccgccccctgccccgcagcCACGCTGGCACACCTGCCGACAGGGGTCCTGGGGCCGCAGGCCTCGCCATCACGGCCCGCGTGTACCCACAGCCCCATGCGCTCCCGCCGGCTCTGCACCCGCCGCAGAGGCCTGTCCACCACCCTGGGGCTGTGCCCGCCCTGAGCACCGGCTGCCCCGCgggcctgggcccagccctgctCCACGGCCCCCGCCCGCCAGGCCTGAGGCTTCACCCCACCTGTGGCAGGGCCCGCTGGCCGGGGCTCCTCGGGGCGGCTCCTGTCCCCACACCCACTCTGTGGCCAGCCCTGCCCCGAGGCCCCGGCACTGCTCCGCTCAGGACGCCGCCCGGCCCCGTCCTGGTTCTCAGGGTCCACTCGAGCCGGCAGGTGGATGCCGCGCGGCCTGCACAGTGTCCCCGCCTCAGGGCCTTGCGTCTACACTGCAGCCACGCCGGGCACCTCCCAGTTCCTGGAAGCACGGGGGCTGGCCCGGGCCGGGGTCTCTGTCCCACTGACCCGTGCGGGTCCCTGGGCTGCTCTGGCTGAGGGACGCTCCCATGTGTCCATGCCCAGGAATCAGCCGCAGGAGCCTCCTCCCCCCGCGGCCGGTGCGGCCTCCAGTGTGGACCCACAGCACCCGGTGCCCCGTGCCCCGAAGCTGCCGCGTGCCCTGGGACCAGCCGCGCGTGGGCGGCCTCCGCGCATCTCTCAGCACCTGCACCCCGTGCGCGGCAGGCGGCCAGCAAGTGGCTTGAGCTTTAAACTAGTGACCGCGGGAGCGGAAGCAAGAGGCCACGGCGCTGACAGTTTGATCCGCGTCCTGCGGAGGAACAAAGATCTTCAGTCTTGTCTTGCTTCGTTTTGAGAGGAGCTCACGAGGGCACCGCGGGTATCGGCCCCGGCGTCGGGCTTCCCCGAACTCCTGGACGCGGCTCCGTCCCGGCTCTAGGGACCATCGATCATCGTCTCCGTGTCCGTCTGTGCATCCCTCTGTCCACCCACCAGCGTCCGCCTGACCCCGAGCTGCTCTGGGCAGTCCTTGCACAGACGCGGAGGCGCGAGGCCCCTCCCGAGCGCGGTGTCTCACCGAGCAGGGACCATGCGTGTCTGTGATGTGGGGCTCACAGCGCTGGTCCTGAACCCCTGGGGCGGCCTGCACATGCCCGTGACCTGCGTCCCCCCGCGGGGTCCGACCAGGCTCTGCGGGGGCAGTGCGGGAACCACCTGGCTGTCCACAGTCTCCTGGAAACGCCAGGATCCTCGGGGCGAGCGTCCCGCCAGGCCCGCGGGGATGGGCTAGGAGTCCAGCCTGCGACACTGGACGACCCGGGGACCTTGAAGACGTGCTCCCGGACGGAGATGGTGTGGTTCCCTCCTGCGGAAAGAGGAGCGTGTGTGTCCACGACCTCACCCACTGCTGCCGGGCTCAGGACCCGTGGAGCCGACGGGCAGCTGGAGCTGACACCGCAGTCACGGGGTGCTGGCCCCTGCCGCCCTGCTGGGGGGACACGGGCACTTGGGCAAGTTCCCACGAGCAACCAGCTCAGGAAGGTGTTGATGCCGGGAGAGCGCTGGGGCCCCAGGTGGGGGGGATCCAGGCCTCGGCGGGGCAGGCGTTGGGGGGCCAGGTGTGGGGGGTTCAGGTGTGGGGGACCACGTGTCAGGGGGGATCCAGGCGTCAGCGGGGCAGGCATTTGGGGTGCAGGAATTAGCGGGCCAGGTGTGGGGGGTTCAGTGTGGGGAGCCAGGTGTCAGGGGGGTCCAGGTGTCTGGGGGCCCAGGTGTCGGGGGGGATCCAGGCATTGGTGGGGCAGGCATCAGGGGGCCAGGTGTGGGGGGTTCCGGTGTGGGGGGCCAGGAGTCAGGGGGCCCAGGCATTGGGGGGCCCAGCCACGGGGACTGGGGCAGCTCTCAGGCGACACTCGCGGCCACCCTGGGGCGTCCCCCTGCGCCCACACCCTGGCCTGACCCGTCCAGGCCGGGAGGATGCGACATCCGCGGGGTCAGGCTGCTCCCGAGTCCTGGCCTCCTGGCCGTTCGGGGCCGCGGCCGGGCCTCTGAGAGCCGCGCTTCCTGATTCGGAGCCCGGCCTGGCCCCGGGGGCGCAGCTGTGGTTGCTCAGCCCGTGATAAAAAGGGCAAACAATGGGGGGAAGTGCCCATTGACCTGCTCCTTTTCTTACTTATCACTGAAAAAATACCCTCGGAGAGTGTGGGGAGGGCGCtcgcccggcctccccgccccccgcgcggccgCCTGCTCCCGCTGCCATCCCACTGCGGGGCCCCGGCGAGGTGCCAGCTCTCCGGCCTgacggcgcccccgccccggcagCTCCCAGAACAAGGCTCCCACGACCCTGGGGCAGGCCTGGCCACTGCGTGCCGGAGACCGAGGGCCGTGCTGTGGGAGCAGGGTCCCCAGACCGCGTCCCGCACACCCTCCGTCCTGCCAGGCGGTCGGGCGTCCCAGCAGGTGGCCGGTGGCTGGGGCCCGGGGCACGTGAGCCCCTCCGGTCGCCCAGACAGCCCGGCAGGCGCGGCAGGCAGGGTGCGTGTGGCCGGTCCCGGCCGCTGACCCGCGGGGAGAGCCCCGGGCGGCCCCGAGCCTCCTGCAGACGCCCCCTCCGACGCGAGCCGCGGCCCCTGAAAGCTGAGGGCGTCCCCACTCcccacagagaggaggagggcaaGTGGGAGCCCCAGTCCCGACCAGGGCCCCAGGGGGTCCCCCAGCACGCGGGGGCGGCGCGGTTTCAGCCCCGCGGGAGCCTGTGCCGAGTCGCCTGCGGCTCCAGCCCCACCGGCAGGGCCCGGGCAGGGGTCGGGGGCACCGCCGTCCTCTGCGCCCGGCGTCTGGCGCCAGCAGGTGGCAGGGCACAGCGAACCCGCAGGAAGCGCCCACGCACCGGGCCCTGTGCGGCTCCGTCAGCAACTTGCTGAATCACGACAGGATGGGGGTGAGCCGAGCCGGGCACACGGCGCGCTCCTCCCAGGATCCGCCGAAACGTGCGTGTTTGTGAGCAGCTCCAGCCAGTGCGCATTTATCTTGGTTTTAACCCAAATAGGCAGCCGACCAAGACAAACAGCCTTTGATGTAATCACCCGGTGAGTCAGGCGCTTGCAGGATGGTTCCTGTGCTCAGGGAACAAAAAACCGGCCTTGAACACTTGCCAGTGGAAAGCGTGTGTCATCGCCGAGGTCTCCACGCCCTGCCCTGGGGCACCTGCGGTGTGGACGCCTGTGTGCTCCCCGGGGCACCTGTGGTGTGGACGTCTGCATGCTCCCTGGGCACCTGCGGTGTGGATGCCCACGTGTTCCCCGGGCACCTGCAGTGCGGACGCCTGCATGCTCCCTGGGCACCTGCGGTGTGGATGTCTGCGTGCTCCCCGGGGCACCTGCAGTGTGGACACCCGCATGCTCCCTGGGCACCTGTGGTGTGGACGCCCACGTGCTCCCCGGGCACCTGCGGTGTGGACGTCGACGTGCTCCCCGGGCACCTGCGGTGTGGACGTCCGTGTGCTCCCCGGGCACCTGTGGTGTGGACGTCCGCGTGCTCCCCGGGGCAGGGAGGACCTCTGTGTCGGTCAGTCTGTTGTCAGGAAGGGGTCTACACCAAGTGTCACCTGAAGGTTATGCTCTCAGGTCAGGGTCGCGTGAGGCAGGTGGGAGCCCCTGCAGGTGTGGGGCTGGAGCACTATCcgcaggtgtgcatgtgtgtgcgtgtgtgaccCGCAGCCCGTCTCCCCAGGACGGCCCCCGGCACTGCAGACGCCTGGCTGCACAGACCCCCTGCTCGGGGCTGCGCCCTGTCCCCTCCCGGCTGGATCTGGGGCGCTGGCCCCTGGGAAGTCCCCGCGGGCGGGGATCGTGGGTTtgaacacctggctggcttcgGTTCCAGGCTTAGGGTCCAGGGTGGGGCCTGATGCCACAGCGTGTGCCCTGCGGTTTGGGGCAGGGTCCGAGGCTCCGTGGACAGACCGTCTGGAGGGCAGGCTGTTCCGGGCGTCAGAACCTCGAGCCGTCGGGGCAGCAACGCGTGAGCTGCTATGGGTCCCGAGGAGACGCGCCGTCCCCCTTCCCCGCGGCCACCTCGctggggagctgggcctgggccgCTGCAGAGCCCTTGGCCTCGGGGTGCGCCCGGCTGCGGACTCCCCTGCGCCCTCGACCAGCACCTGCGGAACAGGACCTGCCCCGCTGCGGCTGGGGACCCCGTGACCGGGCCCTGCGGCGGAACGAGGCCCGGGCTGTGAACCCTGACACGCTTCCCTGAGGAGAGAGGCGGGCCGTGACGTGGGTGCCATCGGGGCCCGCCCAGACGTGCTGCTCACGTGGGGCCGAGGGCCGTCCTGCGCGGTGACCGCAGGGGCCAGGACCTGAGGTTCCAGCTGCCTGAGCTCGGTGCTCGTGTCCCTGGGAGGTGCTGCCCCCTTCTCCCTGGGGAGGTGGCCTCAGAGCAGTTCTCACATGCAGACCCGGGCCCTCGCCCACACACGCGCCACACACGTCCACACGTGCTCGTGCACATGGCACACGtgccaaggtcacacacacacgCCTGCGTATACAGATGTGTCACACGTGCACACAGATGGGcctgcacacgcacacacccacaggcacacacacatgcacacgctcagggcacacgcacgcacacgtgTGCACTATATGCttcacacaggcacacacaccgTCAAACCAAAGGGCACTTTCCTATTTCGTCCTCAGTGATGCTCGTGTGATCTGATGAGTTTGGAAGCCACGTGGAGGGAAGATGCGGGGACGAGGGTGAGCCCAGTTTtggggggagctgggggactAGGGGGGAGCTGGGTGGCACCGGGGGCTCCGGGAGACTGTTACCAGTGTGGACCCCGCCCCTCCGGTCGAGCCTGCCAGGAGCCGCGGGAGAAACCAGCCGGCACGAGGAGGAGGCCGGAGTCTCGCCTCTGGGACGAGCCCCGGCggctgctccttctccctggtCCCCCGGGGAAGGCCTGGCCGTGCGGACGGTGACTGCCTGGACCCCGTGCCCGGGAAGGCCCGTTCCGGGTGGGCTTGTGCCTCCCGGGGGCAGGAGGAGA
This region includes:
- the LOC119876854 gene encoding fibril-forming collagen alpha chain-like, producing the protein MRTGWSCSQTRTFRRILGGARRVPGSAHPHPVVIQQVADGAAQGPEGTTPSPSGSTSSRSPGRPVSQAGLLAHPRGPGGTLAPRILAFPGDCGQPGGSRTAPAEPGRTPRGDAGHGHVQAAPGVQDQRCEPHITDTHGPCSVRHRAREGPRASASVQGLPRAARGQADAGGWTEGCTDGHGDDDRWSLEPGRSRVQEFGEARRRGRYPRCPRELLSKRSKTRLKIFVPPQDADQTVSAVASCFRSRGH